One window of the Agrobacterium larrymoorei genome contains the following:
- a CDS encoding amino acid ABC transporter ATP-binding protein, protein MKEHVTKATARQPLLEVMGINKSFGDLQILKACSLNVHGGETMVIIGPSGSGKSTLLRCINLLEPADDGNIFFEGNDIARELRRATEVRRQIGMVFQNFELFQHLTAIENIMLAPMKVLGMSRSDAHDIAMDLLRKVRIPERADFFADELSGGQQQRVAIARALAMKPKLMLYDEPTSALDPEMIREVLDVMADLSSEGMTSIVVTHEMGFAKRAADQIIFMEDGEVVENASRDSFFGGAVNERATRFLDQILH, encoded by the coding sequence ATGAAAGAGCACGTTACCAAAGCCACCGCACGCCAGCCGCTCCTCGAAGTCATGGGGATCAACAAGAGTTTCGGTGACCTTCAGATCTTGAAGGCGTGCAGCCTGAACGTCCACGGCGGCGAGACCATGGTGATTATCGGCCCGTCCGGGTCTGGCAAATCGACCTTGCTGCGCTGCATCAACCTGCTTGAGCCAGCCGATGACGGCAATATCTTCTTCGAAGGTAACGACATCGCCCGTGAGTTGCGCCGCGCCACGGAAGTCCGCCGTCAGATCGGTATGGTTTTCCAGAATTTCGAGCTCTTCCAGCATCTTACCGCCATCGAAAACATCATGCTCGCACCAATGAAGGTGCTCGGCATGAGCCGGAGCGACGCCCACGACATAGCCATGGATTTGCTCCGCAAGGTGCGTATTCCCGAAAGGGCCGATTTTTTTGCGGACGAACTTTCGGGCGGGCAGCAGCAACGGGTCGCCATTGCCCGCGCGCTTGCCATGAAGCCGAAGCTGATGCTCTACGACGAGCCGACGTCGGCTCTGGACCCCGAGATGATCCGCGAAGTGCTGGACGTCATGGCCGATCTCAGCAGCGAAGGCATGACCAGCATCGTCGTGACCCATGAAATGGGCTTCGCCAAGCGCGCCGCCGATCAGATCATCTTCATGGAAGATGGCGAGGTGGTGGAAAATGCGTCTCGCGATTCTTTCTTCGGAGGCGCCGTCAACGAACGGGCGACACGCTTCCTCGACCAGATATTGCACTAG
- a CDS encoding amino acid ABC transporter permease: protein MSLDLVFDYVFSPAFFHGALLTLIITVISLFFGMIAGLVVALLQESRVKALQIVTLLYLWLFRGTPVLFQIIFIYNVLPTFGIMLSAFASAVIALSLNEGAYMAEIIRSGLQAVKKGQRTAGLALGMSRFAVMRYIVIPQAARIVLPPTGNQMIGMLKTSALVSVVAVEELLLVANQTASSNFKYFEALTAAGIYYLALTTIFMGGQFLLERALDRKRRRDKRPPVSLMARLTALTEKAEAR from the coding sequence GTCTTTGACTATGTCTTTTCACCCGCTTTCTTCCACGGCGCGTTACTGACGCTGATCATAACGGTCATCTCGCTATTTTTCGGAATGATCGCCGGTCTCGTGGTGGCTCTGTTGCAGGAATCGCGCGTAAAGGCGTTACAGATTGTCACGCTTTTGTATCTCTGGCTTTTCCGTGGCACCCCGGTGCTGTTCCAGATCATCTTCATTTACAACGTACTGCCGACCTTCGGCATCATGCTGTCCGCCTTCGCCAGCGCCGTGATCGCATTGTCGCTGAACGAGGGCGCCTATATGGCGGAGATCATTCGTTCCGGTCTTCAGGCGGTCAAGAAAGGCCAACGGACGGCTGGCCTTGCGCTTGGCATGAGCCGGTTTGCCGTGATGCGTTACATCGTCATTCCCCAGGCCGCCCGCATCGTCCTGCCGCCGACAGGAAACCAGATGATCGGCATGCTGAAGACGAGCGCGCTGGTATCGGTGGTGGCGGTGGAAGAACTGCTTCTGGTCGCAAACCAGACCGCAAGTTCCAACTTCAAATACTTCGAGGCGCTGACGGCGGCCGGCATCTACTATCTGGCGCTCACCACGATTTTCATGGGCGGCCAATTTCTCCTTGAGCGGGCGCTCGACCGAAAGCGCCGACGGGATAAGCGTCCTCCCGTTTCCTTGATGGCGCGCCTGACTGCGCTTACCGAAAAGGCAGAGGCCCGATGA
- a CDS encoding mandelate racemase/muconate lactonizing enzyme family protein, with the protein MRASLSRAMLRYGGGLLLHTASSGPVSGLDTLYLRLEHGGHAGTGEVRINIAYLNGIEPETCLRRTLDVLNGLDWSMEPGAVQSELAGRGDVIPPVRMLIDSALHDLVARKQGVTVSAMLGGKALPMVRHSTNQTLFISSTDRFLAQAETYVARGFCDLKVRVGGGDFAEDIARIAALRDRFGDTVKLAIDANGSWSEAEAA; encoded by the coding sequence ATGAGAGCGTCCCTCTCCAGAGCCATGCTTCGATATGGCGGCGGGCTTCTCCTGCATACCGCGTCCTCCGGTCCGGTCAGCGGGCTCGATACGCTCTATCTGAGGCTGGAACATGGTGGGCATGCCGGGACAGGCGAAGTCCGCATCAATATTGCATATCTGAACGGTATCGAGCCGGAAACCTGCCTTCGGAGGACGTTGGACGTCCTGAACGGTCTGGACTGGTCGATGGAACCCGGTGCAGTGCAGAGCGAGTTGGCCGGTCGGGGCGATGTCATCCCGCCAGTTCGGATGTTGATCGACAGCGCGCTTCACGATCTCGTCGCTCGCAAGCAGGGTGTGACGGTCTCCGCCATGTTGGGCGGCAAGGCTTTGCCGATGGTAAGGCACTCTACCAACCAGACCCTGTTCATATCCTCAACCGACCGGTTTCTGGCCCAGGCCGAGACCTACGTGGCACGCGGTTTCTGCGACCTGAAAGTGCGTGTCGGTGGTGGCGATTTTGCCGAGGATATTGCGCGCATAGCAGCCCTGCGTGACCGTTTCGGCGATACCGTCAAACTTGCTATCGATGCCAACGGCTCGTGGAGCGAAGCAGAAGCGGCCTGA
- a CDS encoding M20 family metallopeptidase, producing MTHMPDAARMKRELAEIIAIRSENPPGGEGEVAVYVERLLKEEGFSVSLTEYKPGRFNVEARLENGTGPVFAFNTHMDTVPAGDGWTSDAFTLREADGKLFGRGTCDCKGPLIAMIEAMRMLAADRATWSGTLLGVFVGDEEIASEGAKYYASTKPNIDFAVVGEPTSNTTYSAHKGSLRPVVRVQGVTAHSGTPHLGDNAIYRAGQLLTLIETYHNDVVRKRTHPLVGAASLTVTRITGGHADNVLPGACDLLLDRRMVPGEDEEVVKQELAALLKDAYDRFGVKAEIIDYKATTGSATETAPDHPVVLASLKACKENGTVDPGPFGFQGGCDLVHFRSLGAQGTVIGPGSLSVAHKADEFVPVDEFITCSVIYRDVARTMLRPAP from the coding sequence ATGACTCATATGCCAGACGCCGCCCGGATGAAACGCGAACTTGCGGAAATCATCGCCATTCGCAGCGAGAACCCGCCAGGCGGTGAAGGTGAGGTTGCTGTTTACGTCGAGCGCCTGCTGAAAGAAGAAGGCTTCTCGGTCTCGCTGACCGAATACAAGCCGGGACGCTTCAATGTCGAAGCCAGGCTGGAAAACGGTACCGGCCCCGTCTTTGCCTTCAATACCCATATGGACACCGTGCCTGCAGGCGACGGCTGGACCTCCGATGCCTTTACGCTTCGGGAGGCGGACGGCAAGCTCTTCGGTCGTGGTACCTGCGACTGCAAGGGGCCACTGATCGCCATGATCGAGGCAATGCGGATGCTTGCCGCAGACCGCGCGACATGGTCTGGCACGCTGCTCGGTGTCTTCGTCGGCGACGAGGAAATTGCCAGCGAAGGCGCCAAATACTACGCCTCGACAAAGCCAAATATCGATTTCGCGGTGGTGGGCGAACCAACCTCCAATACGACCTATTCGGCGCATAAGGGCAGTCTCAGGCCCGTGGTGCGCGTGCAGGGTGTCACGGCACATTCCGGTACGCCACATCTCGGCGACAACGCCATCTATCGCGCGGGCCAGCTTCTGACACTCATCGAAACCTATCACAACGACGTCGTGCGCAAGCGGACCCATCCCCTGGTCGGCGCGGCAAGCCTGACGGTGACGCGCATCACCGGCGGCCATGCGGATAACGTCCTTCCGGGTGCCTGCGACCTGCTGCTTGACCGCCGAATGGTGCCAGGCGAGGACGAAGAGGTCGTCAAGCAGGAACTGGCTGCTTTGCTGAAGGATGCGTATGATCGTTTCGGCGTGAAGGCGGAGATCATCGACTACAAGGCCACGACCGGCAGTGCCACTGAAACCGCGCCCGATCATCCCGTCGTCCTGGCAAGCCTCAAGGCCTGTAAGGAGAACGGCACTGTCGATCCCGGCCCATTCGGTTTTCAGGGCGGCTGCGATCTGGTGCATTTCCGTTCGCTTGGTGCACAAGGAACGGTGATCGGCCCCGGCAGCCTGTCCGTCGCCCATAAGGCGGATGAATTCGTGCCGGTGGATGAATTCATCACCTGTAGCGTCATCTACCGCGACGTGGCCAGAACGATGCTGCGGCCGGCCCCATGA
- a CDS encoding M24 family metallopeptidase, with the protein MTIPSDIIQGQESAFPKEEYARRQALAREGLAAAGLDALVVTGPENIFYLTGQQTPGYYTFQALILPADGDPVFLIRQLEYFNFIANTFISDAVVYQDGEDPIGLLVKLIESRGLASRRIAIDKRGWFLPIAVYEALQARLGTIGDGAGVIETFRAIKSPLEVEKLEKAAAYVDAGMRAGLATIRVGATENDLVAAMMGSAIAAGSEYLGMEPLVSVGPRTGVPHGTWRRRAIAAGDPAFLEMAACHDRYHAALMRSAWIGEPPKEAADMMKVCQEALQVSLDAIRPGEACEVPHIACQKVIDRAGYTENFKKRLGYSVGISFAPDWGEGAILSLNAGVKTELQPGMTFHLPPALRIYGRFTVGVSETIVITETGYRALGTIDRSLLIV; encoded by the coding sequence ATGACCATTCCCAGCGATATCATCCAGGGACAGGAATCCGCCTTCCCGAAGGAAGAATATGCGCGCCGACAGGCTCTCGCCCGCGAAGGACTTGCTGCAGCGGGCCTCGACGCGCTGGTCGTGACCGGCCCGGAGAACATCTTTTATCTGACCGGCCAGCAGACACCGGGCTATTACACTTTTCAGGCGCTGATCCTGCCAGCGGACGGCGATCCGGTATTCCTGATCCGCCAACTCGAATATTTCAACTTCATCGCCAACACCTTCATCTCCGATGCCGTCGTCTATCAGGACGGTGAGGATCCGATCGGGCTGCTGGTCAAGCTGATCGAAAGCCGGGGACTGGCCTCCAGGCGCATCGCCATCGACAAGCGCGGCTGGTTCCTGCCTATTGCCGTTTACGAGGCGTTACAGGCTCGGCTCGGCACCATCGGCGATGGAGCCGGCGTTATCGAAACGTTCCGGGCCATCAAGTCGCCGCTTGAAGTGGAGAAGCTTGAGAAGGCTGCCGCCTATGTCGATGCGGGCATGCGCGCCGGCCTCGCCACCATTCGTGTCGGCGCCACCGAGAACGACCTCGTGGCCGCGATGATGGGTTCAGCCATCGCCGCCGGTTCCGAATATCTCGGCATGGAGCCGCTTGTCTCTGTTGGCCCGCGCACAGGCGTGCCGCACGGCACCTGGCGCCGTCGCGCCATTGCTGCGGGCGATCCGGCGTTTCTCGAAATGGCGGCGTGTCACGATCGATACCACGCCGCCCTGATGCGCTCGGCCTGGATCGGGGAGCCGCCGAAGGAAGCGGCCGACATGATGAAGGTCTGCCAGGAGGCGCTGCAAGTCTCTCTCGACGCCATTCGTCCGGGTGAAGCGTGCGAAGTGCCGCATATTGCCTGTCAGAAGGTGATTGATCGCGCCGGCTATACCGAAAACTTCAAGAAGCGCCTCGGCTACAGCGTTGGAATTTCCTTTGCGCCGGATTGGGGCGAGGGCGCCATCCTCAGCCTCAATGCGGGCGTGAAGACCGAGCTGCAACCGGGTATGACCTTCCACCTGCCGCCGGCGTTGCGCATCTACGGTCGCTTCACGGTCGGCGTAAGTGAAACGATTGTCATAACAGAGACCGGTTATCGCGCCCTCGGCACGATCGACCGCAGTCTTTTGATCGTCTGA
- a CDS encoding enolase C-terminal domain-like protein: MRSLARFRLAYVEQPVAAGDWDMLKRLAETSPLPLMLDESVASAADIDEIISAKGLLWAHLKLVKLGGIAATHAAAKRLSGANIPFMVGQMNEGAVATAAALHLSCAVGPRFAELYGADGLENDAASGLLYRDGGVEGPATSGFGLEFDASKAHLVKEFEA, encoded by the coding sequence TTGCGGTCGCTCGCCCGCTTCAGGCTTGCCTATGTCGAGCAGCCGGTCGCTGCCGGAGATTGGGACATGCTGAAACGGCTGGCGGAGACGAGCCCACTGCCGCTGATGCTCGACGAAAGTGTAGCCTCCGCCGCCGATATTGATGAGATCATATCTGCAAAGGGGCTTCTCTGGGCGCATCTGAAGCTCGTCAAACTGGGTGGCATCGCAGCAACCCATGCCGCCGCCAAGCGGCTTTCGGGTGCCAATATTCCCTTCATGGTCGGACAGATGAACGAAGGCGCGGTCGCAACGGCGGCCGCACTTCATCTGAGCTGCGCGGTCGGCCCCCGCTTTGCCGAACTCTACGGAGCCGACGGTCTCGAAAACGACGCGGCAAGCGGGCTTCTCTACAGGGATGGCGGTGTCGAAGGGCCTGCCACGAGCGGTTTCGGTTTGGAATTCGATGCGTCGAAGGCGCATCTCGTCAAGGAGTTTGAAGCATGA